One Equus caballus isolate H_3958 breed thoroughbred chromosome 17, TB-T2T, whole genome shotgun sequence DNA window includes the following coding sequences:
- the MAB21L1 gene encoding putative nucleotidyltransferase MAB21L1 translates to MIAAQAKLVYHLNKYYNEKCQARKAAIAKTIREVCKVVSDVLKEVEVQEPRFISSLNEMDNRYEGLEVISPTEFEVVLYLNQMGVFNFVDDGSLPGCAVLKLSDGRKRSMSLWVEFITASGYLSARKIRSRFQTLVAQAVDKCSYRDVVKMVADTSEVKLRIRDRYVVQITPAFKCTGIWPRSAAHWPLPHIPWPGPNRVAEVKAEGFNLLSKECHSLAGKQSSAESDAWVLQFAEAENRLQMGGCRKKCLSILKTLRDRHLELPGQPLNNYHMKTLVSYECEKHPRESDWDESCLGDRLNGILLQLISCLQCRRCPHYFLPNLDLFQGKPHSALENAAKQTWRLAREILTNPKSLEKL, encoded by the coding sequence ATGATCGCGGCCCAGGCCAAGCTGGTCTACCATCTGAATAAATACTACAATGAAAAATGCCAAGCCAGGAAAGCTGCCATTGCCAAAACTATCCGGGAAGTCTGCAAAGTAGTTTCCGACGTACTGAAAGAAGTGGAAGTGCAGGAGCCCCGGTTCATCAGTTCTCTCAACGAGATGGACAATCGCTACGAGGGCCTCGAGGTCATCTCCCCCACTGAATTCGAGGTGGTGCTTTACCTTAACCAAATGGGGGTGTTCAACTTTGTGGACGACGGCTCGCTGCCCGGCTGCGCGGTGCTGAAGTTGAGCGACGGGCGCAAGAGGAGCATGTCCCTCTGGGTGGAATTCATTACCGCCTCCGGCTACCTCTCGGCGCGCAAAATCCGGTCCAGGTTTCAGACGCTGGTGGCTCAAGCCGTAGACAAGTGTAGCTACAGGGATGTGGTAAAGATGGTGGCAGACACCAGCGAAGTGAAACTGAGAATCCGAGATAGGTACGTGGTGCAGATCACCCCGGCTTTTAAATGCACCGGGATCTGGCCGAGGAGTGCTGCCCACTGGCCACTTCCCCACATCCCCTGGCCGGGACCCAACCGGGTGGCGGAGGTCAAAGCGGAAGGGTTCAATCTCTTGTCCAAGGAGTGCCACTCCCTGGCCGGCAAGCAGAGCTCGGCGGAGAGCGACGCATGGGTGCTGCAGTTTGCGGAAGCGGAGAACAGACTGCAGATGGGGGGCTGCAGAAAGAAATGCCTCTCCATCCTCAAAACCTTACGGGATCGTCACCTTGAACTGCCGGGTCAGCCCCTGAACAATTACCACATGAAGACTTTGGTTTCCTACGAGTGTGAAAAGCATCCCCGGGAGTCGGACTGGGACGAGTCTTGCCTGGGTGATCGGCTTAACGGGATTTTGCTGCAACTTATCTCCTGCCTGCAATGCCGGCGGTGTCCTCACTACTTCCTACCGAACTTAGATCTGTTTCAAGGCAAACCTCATTCGGCTCTCGAGAACGCTGCCAAACAAACGTGGCGACTGGCAAGAGAGATCCTGACCAACCCGAAAAGTTTGGAAAAACTTTAG